TCTCGGCGAACCTGCACTACACGCTGCAGCAGCCCTACGGCGTAGTCGCTCGAATCGTCCCCTTCAATCATCCCGTCCTATTTGCAGGATCCAAGATCGCCGCTCCGCTGATGGCGGGGAACGCCGTGGTGCTCAAAGCTCCCGATCAAACACCGTTGTCGGCCATCCGGCTCGCCGAGCTCGCCAGGGAGGTCCTGCCCGAAGGCTTATTCGGGGTGGTAACCGGGCACGGGGCAACTGCCGGCGCCGCGTTGGTTGCCCATCCACTAGTCCGGCGAATCGGCTTCATCGGCTCCCCGGGCACGGGCCGACATATCCAGCGCTTGGCGGCCGAGCACGGCGTCAAATACGTCACGCTGGAACTCGGCGGCAAGAACCCCATGATCGTCATGCCGGACGCCGACCTCGAGGCGGCTGCCAAAAGCGCCGTGGTAGGGATGAACTTCACCACCACCGCGGGCCAATCATGCGGATCAACAAGCAGACTGCTGCTGCACGAAGCGATCGCTGACGAGGTGATTGATCTGGTCGTCGATCAGGTCGCTGCCATCAAGGTAGGCGACCCGCTCGTTGACGGCACGGACATGGGACCCGTCATCGACCAAGCGCAATACTCAAAGTCGTTGCGGGCCATCGAGTCAGGACGGGCGGGCGGCGCCAGCGTACTTACCGGTGGAGGACGCGCGCAGGGTGTTGGTAGCAAAGGCTGGTATGTCGCCCCGACCGTATTGGCTGGAGTGGCACCACAAGCCGATGTCGCCCGCGACGAGATCTTCGGGCCCGTTCTTTCGGTGCTGACCGTCCGTGACGAAGCCGAGGCTGTCGAAGTTGCCAACAGCGTCGAGTTCGGGTTGACCGCCGCGGTGTGGACCAACGACGTAAGCCAAGCCCACCGCATGGCTGCGGGACTTGACGCCGGCTACGTCTGGATAAACGGCAGTGCACGCCATTACTGGGGGTTGCCCTTCGGCGGTTGGAAATCGTCAGGTGTTGGATCCGAAGAGTCCACGGAGGAACTGTTGTCCTACACCCAAGTCAAGGCAGTAACCGTCACCCTGGACTGAACTGCGTCGATGCGCTGGAAGGCGTCGACTGCGGACGGTGACCTTTCTCGCAGTCGAAATCCTGTGGGAGAACTGCTATTCGACGTAGGGCGTCAGTCGGCCGTGCATCGGCGCCTCAGACGATAAGCGACCGATTAGAAAATCGACTCGGGACACGGCATCGCGCCGTTGCGGGTATGTGACACGCGGCTGTTTCCCCCGGAACCCCTCCGATGCCCGCGGCGGCGGCTATGTCCGGCGTCGGGTCCGGGCAGCACGCAATCGACTGGTACACGCCGACTTGCGCTAGCATCAGTTGTAGTTTCAAAATAGTTGTGTGAATGAAACTGTTGTCGAACGACTGAGCCGCCGGCACAAGGCCTTCGTCCTGGCGTCCTGCTGCCTGAGCGTGCTCATTGTGTCGATCGACGTGACCATCGCCAACGTTGCAATCCCGAG
The window above is part of the Mycolicibacterium rutilum genome. Proteins encoded here:
- a CDS encoding aldehyde dehydrogenase family protein, whose amino-acid sequence is MRTWTLPLGDATLQGQSVYDVEDPCTGDVLTQVPDCSSEDVDRVVATAHAAQRDWALRTPRQRGTALRALATLMRDHSEELALLDAIDGGFPLPAMRDDVTWAADVLELMADDALDLGGRTIPLSANLHYTLQQPYGVVARIVPFNHPVLFAGSKIAAPLMAGNAVVLKAPDQTPLSAIRLAELAREVLPEGLFGVVTGHGATAGAALVAHPLVRRIGFIGSPGTGRHIQRLAAEHGVKYVTLELGGKNPMIVMPDADLEAAAKSAVVGMNFTTTAGQSCGSTSRLLLHEAIADEVIDLVVDQVAAIKVGDPLVDGTDMGPVIDQAQYSKSLRAIESGRAGGASVLTGGGRAQGVGSKGWYVAPTVLAGVAPQADVARDEIFGPVLSVLTVRDEAEAVEVANSVEFGLTAAVWTNDVSQAHRMAAGLDAGYVWINGSARHYWGLPFGGWKSSGVGSEESTEELLSYTQVKAVTVTLD